In the Hylaeus volcanicus isolate JK05 chromosome 1, UHH_iyHylVolc1.0_haploid, whole genome shotgun sequence genome, one interval contains:
- the LOC128875015 gene encoding membrane-associated guanylate kinase, WW and PDZ domain-containing protein 1-like isoform X4 — translation MDKEVLAISGTDETGHRIPPTYLYNTGSEPNTGISNREHSNRSRNHATNDQLGPLPPNWEKAYTETGEVYFIDHNTGTSHWLDPRLSKFQKRSLEECLDDELPYGWEKIDDTLYGTYFIDHVNRRTQYENPVLQAKRAQQGLGERKSPNFTRNPDKLKGQRIRTTLIKSSRGLGFTIVGGDDSVEEFLQIKSVVPNGPAWLDGKLQTGDVLVYVNDTCVLGFTHNEMVNVFKSIGSGETVTLEVCRGYPLPFDPNDPNTEVVTTIAVNAPDILTEDPRMYMDLDPALQSNDRFNFLDSTFLPVHSLQNGENLATTSVNSMPDLCISDKINTIKRPSSTDILLSESSDLNDCKDSPMSSKPEFFSIAIVKGTMGFGFTIADSAHGQKVKKILDRQRCKNLMEGDILVNINEINVRNMCHSEVVQVLKDCPRNEEALIHVQRTTSKSNEKKEKNSQDFFRSKTPTADIYSTQTKAVVPSRPKTPLIDTRNHPKSPTNDAIRSNWNEQSENELNPLDNRYKYAEYTHGMYYTDPYKANITNLSDNFVAMTNLDDDSVRNITKRDWVTNDKLNINNDVYSIDIPHHDNMLKQNGCLHSDYYKELYTSQSHSQYSEQDYNVYSIGQEQNVDTGEIWDKRKETTSFEHEQPHSSSIPRYPQYTNELVCPIVPDIEWIETLVTLVRQDTGFGFRIVGGTEEGSQQVSVGHIVPGGAADLDNRLNTGDLIMSVDGESVMNSSHHHVVQLMIAAAQNGRVTLGIRRRINTQEHLPENLQTSYSRQMNLQYPYDVTVTRMENEGFGFVIISSVNKAGSTIGRIIEGSPAERCGRLNVGDHILAVNHVDITNVCHKDIVNLIKDSGYSVTLTIGYPLDDCCSNTSLSQKDEPTCDGDGGQYHAVELTRGTRGFGFSIRGGREFQNMPLFVLQIAENGPASIDNRLRVGDQIIEINGINTKNMTHTEAIEIIRNGGPSVRLLVRRGCQMPSVSNLTIDQISIQPIDEGTPRRHLLKLHEMGVHPKKRQKVRFFILLNCCSSKNRYL, via the exons ATGGACAAAGAGGTATTAGCAATTAGTGGCACTGATGAAACTGGTCATCGTATTCCACCTACATATTTGTACAATACTGGTTCAGAACCAAATACAGGAATATCCAATCGAGAACACAGCAATAGAAGTCGTAATCATGCCACAAACGACCAGTTAGGACCTCTGCCACCAAATTGGGAGAAGGCTTACACAGAAACTGGAGAAGTTTATTTCATAGA CCATAATACAGGCACCTCGCACTGGCTAGATCCACGCTTatctaaatttcaaaaacgatCTCTAGAGGAATGCTTGGATGATGAATTACCTTACGGTTGGGAGAAAATAGATGATACTCTCTATGGTACATATTTTATAGACCACGTAAATCGTAGAACCCAGTATGAAAATCCGGTACTGCAAGCTAAACGTGCGCAACAAGGTTtaggagaaagaaagagtcCTAATTTTACCAGAAACCCCGACAAACTAAAAGGTCAGAGAATCCGGACAACGTTAATCAAAAGTTCACGGGGGCTGGGATTCACTATTGTTGGTGGGGATGATTCGGtagaagaatttttacaaataaaaagcGTTGTACCTAATGGTCCGGCGTGGTTAGatggaaaattacaaactg GAGATGTCTTAGTGTATGTTAACGATACATGCGTTTTGGGTTTCACGCATAACGAAAtggtaaatgtttttaaatccatTGGCAGTGGTGAGACTGTTACGTTAGAAGTATGCCGTGGTTATCCATTACCGTTTGATCCAAACGATCCGAATACGGAAGTTGTTACCACAATTGCTGTTAATGCACCAG ACATTTTAACAGAAGATCCCAGGATGTACATGGATCTGGATCCTGCTCTGCAAAGCAAtgatcgtttcaattttctggACTCTACATTTTTGCCAGTGCATAGCCTTCAAAATGGTGAAAATCTTGCTACAACTTCGGTCAATTCAATGCCAGATCTCTGCATATCAGacaaaattaatacgattaaAAGGCCCAGTAGCACGGACATTCTTTTGTCGGAAAGCAGCGATTTAAACGATTGTAAAGATTCACCGATGTCTTCCAAACCGGAATTTTTCAGTATTGCAATAGTGAAGGGAACCATGGGCTTTGGATTTACAATAGCGGATTCTGCTCACGGtcagaaagtaaaaaaaattttagatcGTCAACGGTGTAAAAATTTGATGGAAGGTGACATTTTAGTCaacataaatgaaattaacgtGAGAAACATGTGTCACTCCGAAGTAGTGCAAGTTCTGAAAGATTGTCCTCGCAACGAAGAAGCGCTAATACATGTACAAAGAACAACATCAAAgtcaaacgaaaagaaagaaaagaattcgcAAGACTTTTTTAGAAGTAAGACGCCAACTGCTGATATTTACAGCACTCAAACAAAGGCTGTTGTACCAAGCCGACCAAAAACACCACTTATAGATACCAGAAATCATCCAAAATCGCCAACAAATGATGCAATTAGATCAAATTGGAATGAGCAAAGTGAAAACGAACTAAATCCACTCGATAATCGATATAAATACGCGGAATATACTCATGGCATGTATTATACCGATCCATATAaagcaaatattacaaatttatccGATAATTTTGTTGCGATGACGAATTTAGATGACGATTCTGTAAGAAATATTACGAAAAGAGATTGGGTTACAAacgacaaattaaatataaacaacgaCGTATATTCTATCGATATACCTCATCACGATAACATGTTAAAACAAAACGGATGTTTGCATTCAGattattataaagaattgTATACATCGCAGTCTCATTCCCAATATAGCGAGCAAGATTATAATGTATATTCTATTGGCCAAGAACAAAATGTTGATACCGGTGAAATATGGGATAAACGAAAAGAGACTACGAGTTTCGAACACGAGCAACCACATTCCAGTTCGATACCACG GTATCCTCAGTATACCAACGAATTAGTATGCCCAATTGTGCCTGATATAGAATGGATAGAAACATTGGTAACTTTAGTGAGGCAAGATACAGGTTTTGGATTTAGGATAGTAGGTGGCACGGAGGAAGGATCTCAA CAGGTCTCAGTTGGACATATAGTACCCGGTGGTGCAGCCGATTTAGATAACAGACTGAATACAGGTGATCTTATTATGTCTGTCGACGGTGAAAGTGTTATGAATTCGTCGCACCACCACGTTGTTCAGTTAATGATAGCCGCTGCTCAAAATGGCAGGGTTACCTTAGGTATACGCCGCAGAATTAACACGCAAGAACATCTTCCAGAAAACCTTCAAACTTCATACAGTAGACAAATGAATCTCCAATATCCTTACGACGTGACAGTCACTAGAATGGAAAATGAAGGTTTTGGCTTCGTAATAATTTCTTCGGTTAACAAAGCAGGTTCAACGATCGGTAGAATAATCGAAGGTTCGCCCGCGGAAAGATGCGGACGATTAAATGTCGGAGATCATATTCTTGCTGTTAATCATGTAGATATTACAAATGTCTGTCACAAGgacattgtaaatttaattaaagactcTGGGTATTCTGTTACATTGACGATCGGTTATCCTCTTGATGATTGTTGCAGTAATACTTCTCTTTCCCAAAAG GATGAACCAACGTGTGACGGAGATGGTGGCCAGTACCATGCTGTAGAATTAACTCGCGGAACTCGAGGATTTGGCTTTAGTATTCGCGGAGGAcgtgaatttcaaaatatgccgttatttgttttacaaattgCGGAAAATGGTCCTGCATCTATCGATAATCGATTAAGG GTGGGAgatcaaataattgaaataaatggaatCAATACTAAGAATATGACACACACAGAGGCCATTGAAATTATACGAAACGGTGGGCCATCCGTCCGACTTTTAGTTCGACGTGGTTGTCAAATGCCTTCAGTG AGTAATCTCACAATCGACCAAATAAGTATTCAACCGATTGATGAGGGCACCCCACGCCgacatttattgaaattacacGAGATGGGTGTGCACCCTAAAAAACGTCAGAAagttcgatttttcattttactaaACTGCTGTTCATccaaaaatagatatttatga
- the LOC128875015 gene encoding membrane-associated guanylate kinase, WW and PDZ domain-containing protein 1-like isoform X5 produces the protein MATKTEDATSIDNTNDGESMDKEVLAISGTDETGHRIPPTYLYNTGSEPNTGISNREHSNRSRNHATNDQLGPLPPNWEKAYTETGEVYFIDHNTGTSHWLDPRLSKFQKRSLEECLDDELPYGWEKIDDTLYGTYFIDHVNRRTQYENPVLQAKRAQQGLGERKSPNFTRNPDKLKGQRIRTTLIKSSRGLGFTIVGGDDSVEEFLQIKSVVPNGPAWLDGKLQTGDVLVYVNDTCVLGFTHNEMVNVFKSIGSGETVTLEVCRGYPLPFDPNDPNTEVVTTIAVNAPDILTEDPRMYMDLDPALQSNDRFNFLDSTFLPVHSLQNGENLATTSVNSMPDLCISDKINTIKRPSSTDILLSESSDLNDCKDSPMSSKPEFFSIAIVKGTMGFGFTIADSAHGQKVKKILDRQRCKNLMEGDILVNINEINVRNMCHSEVVQVLKDCPRNEEALIHVQRTTSKSNEKKEKNSQDFFRSKTPTADIYSTQTKAVVPSRPKTPLIDTRNHPKSPTNDAIRSNWNEQSENELNPLDNRYKYAEYTHGMYYTDPYKANITNLSDNFVAMTNLDDDSVRNITKRDWVTNDKLNINNDVYSIDIPHHDNMLKQNGCLHSDYYKELYTSQSHSQYSEQDYNVYSIGQEQNVDTGEIWDKRKETTSFEHEQPHSSSIPRYPQYTNELVCPIVPDIEWIETLVTLVRQDTGFGFRIVGGTEEGSQQVSVGHIVPGGAADLDNRLNTGDLIMSVDGESVMNSSHHHVVQLMIAAAQNGRVTLGIRRRINTQEHLPENLQTSYSRQMNLQYPYDVTVTRMENEGFGFVIISSVNKAGSTIGRIIEGSPAERCGRLNVGDHILAVNHVDITNVCHKDIVNLIKDSGYSVTLTIGYPLDDCCSNTSLSQKDEPTCDGDGGQYHAVELTRGTRGFGFSIRGGREFQNMPLFVLQIAENGPASIDNRLRVGDQIIEINGINTKNMTHTEAIEIIRNGGPSVRLLVRRGCQMPSV, from the exons ATGGCTACGAAAACAGAGGACGCAACATCTATTGATAATACCAACGAtg GAGAAAGCATGGACAAAGAGGTATTAGCAATTAGTGGCACTGATGAAACTGGTCATCGTATTCCACCTACATATTTGTACAATACTGGTTCAGAACCAAATACAGGAATATCCAATCGAGAACACAGCAATAGAAGTCGTAATCATGCCACAAACGACCAGTTAGGACCTCTGCCACCAAATTGGGAGAAGGCTTACACAGAAACTGGAGAAGTTTATTTCATAGA CCATAATACAGGCACCTCGCACTGGCTAGATCCACGCTTatctaaatttcaaaaacgatCTCTAGAGGAATGCTTGGATGATGAATTACCTTACGGTTGGGAGAAAATAGATGATACTCTCTATGGTACATATTTTATAGACCACGTAAATCGTAGAACCCAGTATGAAAATCCGGTACTGCAAGCTAAACGTGCGCAACAAGGTTtaggagaaagaaagagtcCTAATTTTACCAGAAACCCCGACAAACTAAAAGGTCAGAGAATCCGGACAACGTTAATCAAAAGTTCACGGGGGCTGGGATTCACTATTGTTGGTGGGGATGATTCGGtagaagaatttttacaaataaaaagcGTTGTACCTAATGGTCCGGCGTGGTTAGatggaaaattacaaactg GAGATGTCTTAGTGTATGTTAACGATACATGCGTTTTGGGTTTCACGCATAACGAAAtggtaaatgtttttaaatccatTGGCAGTGGTGAGACTGTTACGTTAGAAGTATGCCGTGGTTATCCATTACCGTTTGATCCAAACGATCCGAATACGGAAGTTGTTACCACAATTGCTGTTAATGCACCAG ACATTTTAACAGAAGATCCCAGGATGTACATGGATCTGGATCCTGCTCTGCAAAGCAAtgatcgtttcaattttctggACTCTACATTTTTGCCAGTGCATAGCCTTCAAAATGGTGAAAATCTTGCTACAACTTCGGTCAATTCAATGCCAGATCTCTGCATATCAGacaaaattaatacgattaaAAGGCCCAGTAGCACGGACATTCTTTTGTCGGAAAGCAGCGATTTAAACGATTGTAAAGATTCACCGATGTCTTCCAAACCGGAATTTTTCAGTATTGCAATAGTGAAGGGAACCATGGGCTTTGGATTTACAATAGCGGATTCTGCTCACGGtcagaaagtaaaaaaaattttagatcGTCAACGGTGTAAAAATTTGATGGAAGGTGACATTTTAGTCaacataaatgaaattaacgtGAGAAACATGTGTCACTCCGAAGTAGTGCAAGTTCTGAAAGATTGTCCTCGCAACGAAGAAGCGCTAATACATGTACAAAGAACAACATCAAAgtcaaacgaaaagaaagaaaagaattcgcAAGACTTTTTTAGAAGTAAGACGCCAACTGCTGATATTTACAGCACTCAAACAAAGGCTGTTGTACCAAGCCGACCAAAAACACCACTTATAGATACCAGAAATCATCCAAAATCGCCAACAAATGATGCAATTAGATCAAATTGGAATGAGCAAAGTGAAAACGAACTAAATCCACTCGATAATCGATATAAATACGCGGAATATACTCATGGCATGTATTATACCGATCCATATAaagcaaatattacaaatttatccGATAATTTTGTTGCGATGACGAATTTAGATGACGATTCTGTAAGAAATATTACGAAAAGAGATTGGGTTACAAacgacaaattaaatataaacaacgaCGTATATTCTATCGATATACCTCATCACGATAACATGTTAAAACAAAACGGATGTTTGCATTCAGattattataaagaattgTATACATCGCAGTCTCATTCCCAATATAGCGAGCAAGATTATAATGTATATTCTATTGGCCAAGAACAAAATGTTGATACCGGTGAAATATGGGATAAACGAAAAGAGACTACGAGTTTCGAACACGAGCAACCACATTCCAGTTCGATACCACG GTATCCTCAGTATACCAACGAATTAGTATGCCCAATTGTGCCTGATATAGAATGGATAGAAACATTGGTAACTTTAGTGAGGCAAGATACAGGTTTTGGATTTAGGATAGTAGGTGGCACGGAGGAAGGATCTCAA CAGGTCTCAGTTGGACATATAGTACCCGGTGGTGCAGCCGATTTAGATAACAGACTGAATACAGGTGATCTTATTATGTCTGTCGACGGTGAAAGTGTTATGAATTCGTCGCACCACCACGTTGTTCAGTTAATGATAGCCGCTGCTCAAAATGGCAGGGTTACCTTAGGTATACGCCGCAGAATTAACACGCAAGAACATCTTCCAGAAAACCTTCAAACTTCATACAGTAGACAAATGAATCTCCAATATCCTTACGACGTGACAGTCACTAGAATGGAAAATGAAGGTTTTGGCTTCGTAATAATTTCTTCGGTTAACAAAGCAGGTTCAACGATCGGTAGAATAATCGAAGGTTCGCCCGCGGAAAGATGCGGACGATTAAATGTCGGAGATCATATTCTTGCTGTTAATCATGTAGATATTACAAATGTCTGTCACAAGgacattgtaaatttaattaaagactcTGGGTATTCTGTTACATTGACGATCGGTTATCCTCTTGATGATTGTTGCAGTAATACTTCTCTTTCCCAAAAG GATGAACCAACGTGTGACGGAGATGGTGGCCAGTACCATGCTGTAGAATTAACTCGCGGAACTCGAGGATTTGGCTTTAGTATTCGCGGAGGAcgtgaatttcaaaatatgccgttatttgttttacaaattgCGGAAAATGGTCCTGCATCTATCGATAATCGATTAAGG GTGGGAgatcaaataattgaaataaatggaatCAATACTAAGAATATGACACACACAGAGGCCATTGAAATTATACGAAACGGTGGGCCATCCGTCCGACTTTTAGTTCGACGTGGTTGTCAAATGCCTTCAGTG TGA